The DNA window CCAGCCAGGACGCACGACCGATGCGCTCGAGTCGGCCGAGGATCTCGGGCCAGGAGTCGCGCAGCATCTGCAGCGTGACCGGCGCCGTCGGTGCCGCCGTGGGGTGCGGGGCCGCGGCGGGGGCATCGGGTGCCTCAGCGACGGGCGGAGCCGCAGTGGGGACATTCGCCTCGGCGACGGGTGCAGGCGTCTCGACGGGCTGCGCTCGCTCGACGGGCGCAGTCGCGGCGGCTGCGGGAGCGATAGGCGCCGCGACGGGCGCAGCTGAGGTCGGGGCCGCGGCGGCGGCTGGTGTTTCGACCCGCTGCGCTCGCTCGACAGGCGGCGTGGCGGCCGGGGTCGCGGGCGCGGGCGCGGGCGGCGCCACAGTGGGCGCGGCGACCGGAGCGGAAGCGGCGGGCGGCGCCCCAGTGGGCGCAGTGGGCGCCGCGACCGGAGCGGAGGCGGCCGGCACAGGCGTCTCGACGCGCGGCGCTCGCTCGACGACCGGTGGAGCCGCCGCCGCCGGGGCGCCGACGACCGGTGGAGCCGTCGCCGCCGGGGCGCCGGAGGCGGTGTGGGCGAGCACGCGGGCGACCATCAGCTCGAGCTGCAGACGCGGCGAGGTCGCGCCCGTCATCTCGTCGAGCGTGCCGATCACCAGGTCGGCTGTGCGCGAGAGTCGCTCAGAACCGAAGACGGTCGCCTGCCGCGTCATGCGCTCGAGCTCGTCGGCCGGAACGCCGCGGAGCACGTTGGCTGCGCCCTGGCCGGTCGCGGCGATGACGATCAGGTCGCGCAGGCGCTCGAGCAGGTCGTCGACGAAGCGCCGGGGGTCTTGCCCGGTCTGCACGACCCGGTCGATCGCGGCGAAGGCGGCCGCGGCATCCCCCGCCCCGAAGGCGTCGACGATCTCGTCGAGCAGTTCGGCGTGGGTGTAGCCGAGCAGCGAGACGGCGCGCTCGTAGCGCACGCGCACCCCGCCGTCATCGGCCGGGTCGGAGCCGGCGATGAGCTGATCGAGCAGCGAGAGCGTGTCACGCGGCGAGCCGCCGCCCGCACGCACGACCAGCGGCAGAACACCGGGCTCGACCGTGACGCCCTCGGCCTCGCAGAGCTCCTGGACGTACTCGAGCATGGCAGCGGGCGGCACGAGCCGGAACGGGTAGTGGTGCGTGCGCGACCGGATCGTGCCGATCACCTTCTCGGGCTCGGTCGTCGCGAAGATGAACTTCACGTGATCCGGCGGCTCCTCGACGAGCTTCAGGAGCGCATTGAAGCCCTGCGGCGTCACCATGTGCGCCTCGTCGAGGATGAAGATCTTGAACCGGTCGCGGGCGGGGGCGAAGATCGCGCGCTCCCGCAGGTCGCGGGCGTCGTCGACGCCGTTGTGCGAGGCCGCGTCGATCTCGACGACGTCGAGAGAGCCGCCGCCACCGCGACCCAGCTCGACGCAGCTGTCGCACGTGCCGCACGGCGTGTCGGTCGGGCCCTGGGCGCAGTTCAGGCAGCGGGCGAGGATGCGCGCGGACGTCGTCTTGCCGCACCCGCGCGGACCGGAGAACAGGTAGGCGTGACCGACGCGATCGCCGCGCAGAGCGGTCATCAGCGGGTCGGTCACCTGCGCCTGGCCGATCATCTCGCCGAACGCCTCGGGGCGGTAGCGGCGGTAGAGGGCGGTGGTCACGCGACCAGCCTAGGCGGTGCCGCCGACATCGCCGCCGTCGGCTCAGGCATCCAGGATCGTCGCCTCCGCAGCATCCTCCAGGTCGATCTCCGACCCCACGACCGCGTTCGGAGTGGTCACGGTGGGCACCGACACGGTGAGGAACGAGCCGTCCTCCCGGCGCACGCCGGCGAACTGCCGCAGCGACGGGCGCCCGGGGATGATCGGGCCCTGATCGGCCAGCGGGACGACGAGCTCCTCGCCGTCGGAGATGGTGTGCTCCGTCCCGCGCACAGTGAAGTTCACCGGCTCGTCGCCGCCCTGCGCGCGCAGCGTGAGCGCCTCCTTGGTCAGGCTGACCTGCAGGCGCGTGCCGTGCCAGTGCAGCACGTACGACAGCTCCGGCCAGTCCACGGGCAGCCGGGGATCGAACGACAGGTCGCCGAAGTGGTCGCGCATGCCGCCGAAGCCGGCCACGAGCGCCGTCCAGACGCCACCCGCCGACGCGACGTGGACGCCGTCCGAGGCGTTGTTGTGCAGGTCGGCGAGGTCGACGAAGAGGGACTCCTCGAAATAGGTGCGCGCCAGGTCCTGGTAGCCGACCTCCGCGGCGAGGATCGACTGCACGACGGCCGAGAGCGTCGAATCGCCCGTGGTCAGCGGGTCGTAGTACTCGAAGTCCGCGAGCTTCTCGGCGTCGGTGAAGTGATTGCCCTGCAGGAACAGCGCCAGCACCACGTCGGCCTGCTTGAGCACCTGGTAGCGGTAGATCACGAGCGGGTGGAAGTGCAGCAGCAGCGGCCGCTGCTCCGGCGGCGTGTGCTCGAGGTCCCACACCTCCTTGTCGAGGAAGACGTGATCCTGCGGATGGATGCCGAGGGCCGGGCTGAACGGGATGCTCAGCGCCTCCGCGGCGCGATCCCAGATCTCCGGCTCCGACGGGTCGAGACCGAGCCGGTCGACCATCACGCGGTACGCCTCGGGGTCGTCGAGCTCCATCTCGCGCACCGTGCGCGCGGCGAAGCGGAGGTTGAAGCGCGCCATGACGTTCGTGAACAGGTTGTCGTTGACGACCGTCGTGTACTCATCGGGACCCGTCACGCCGTGGATGTGGAACTGCTCGCCGTCGCCGTCGATCTCGCCGTCGCCGGAGCGCCAGAAGCCGAGCGTGGTCCAGAGTCGCGCCGTCTCCACTGCGATGTCGACGCCGTCGCGATGGAGGAATTCGACGTCGCCCGTCGCCCGCACGTACTTCGCGAGCGCGAAGCTGACGTCGGCGTTGATGTGGTACTGCGCGGTGCCGGCGGCGTAGTACGCCGACGCCTCCTCGCCGTTGATGGTGCGCCACGGGAACAGCGCGCCCGCCTCGTTCAGCTGGTGCGCGCGCTTCCGGGCGGCCGGCAGCATCAGGTACCGCATGCGCAGCGCGTTGCGGGCCCAGAGCGGGGTCGTGTAGGCGAGGAAGGGGAGCACGTAGATCTCGGTGTCCCAGAAGTAGTGGCCGCTGTATCCCGAGCCCGTCACGCCCTTGGCCGGCACGCCCTGGCCGTCGGCGCGGGCCGCGGCCTGCGCCAGCTGGAAGAGGCACCAGCGCACGGCCTGCTGCAGGTCGTCGTGCCCGGCGATGCGCACGTCGGACCGCTCCCAGAAGGAGTCGAGCCACAGGCGCTGCCGCTCGAACTGACGCTCGACGCCTTCAAGGCGGGCGCGGTCGAGGGTGCGGCGGCAGCGGTCGACCAGCTCGCGCGCGGGCACGCCGCGCGACGTGTGGTAGCTGACGAGCTTCGTGATCTTCGTCGGCACGCCCGCCTTCGCCTGCACGCGGAAGACGTTCTTGGCGATGTCCGGCTCGATGAGCGTGCGCGGGTCGTACTGGTTCTCGGTCTCGATGACGTGGTCCGCCGCGACCGCCAGCGTCATCCCCGACTCGGTGACCCGGTAGCTCAGCGCCGTGCGCATGCCGTCCTGCCAGTACTCCTGCGGCTGGAGGACTCGCTCGTCGAGACGATCCGTGCGCCGCGGGTCGAAGCCCGCTTTGCGCGGCGCGCTGGGCGTGCCGCCGTAGACGTCCTCGCCGTCCTGGCGGTTGACGATCTGGCTGCTGATCGTGACCGGGGCGTCGGAGTTCAGCACCGTCACCGTCATGGTCATGATCGCGAGGTGCT is part of the Microbacterium lemovicicum genome and encodes:
- a CDS encoding DNA polymerase III subunit gamma and tau, with the translated sequence MTTALYRRYRPEAFGEMIGQAQVTDPLMTALRGDRVGHAYLFSGPRGCGKTTSARILARCLNCAQGPTDTPCGTCDSCVELGRGGGGSLDVVEIDAASHNGVDDARDLRERAIFAPARDRFKIFILDEAHMVTPQGFNALLKLVEEPPDHVKFIFATTEPEKVIGTIRSRTHHYPFRLVPPAAMLEYVQELCEAEGVTVEPGVLPLVVRAGGGSPRDTLSLLDQLIAGSDPADDGGVRVRYERAVSLLGYTHAELLDEIVDAFGAGDAAAAFAAIDRVVQTGQDPRRFVDDLLERLRDLIVIAATGQGAANVLRGVPADELERMTRQATVFGSERLSRTADLVIGTLDEMTGATSPRLQLELMVARVLAHTASGAPAATAPPVVGAPAAAAPPVVERAPRVETPVPAASAPVAAPTAPTGAPPAASAPVAAPTVAPPAPAPATPAATPPVERAQRVETPAAAAAPTSAAPVAAPIAPAAAATAPVERAQPVETPAPVAEANVPTAAPPVAEAPDAPAAAPHPTAAPTAPVTLQMLRDSWPEILGRLERIGRASWLVASNARLLSFADDVLTLAFQSQSDVAKFKQLNAGQGPSEDLRQAISAVLGIRVKYIARHDAGPAPADGPPDIPPDEPYDPGPDDDGPEPGRPPHSGDGVTRPSEPRQSEPRQSEPRRSDSRPTAARASASVTEWAVAAIPVDAPGEASASRVFGARDNGAGAAPLAVDDEPEDAASASPSPLQTATLAPAREGEVLPDAVVEPVSEDDIDDAEEIAPPVADAPVPPVVAPRLPVSSGGVQRYGEAVVRQMLNARFVREEPHQSPTRFG
- a CDS encoding glycoside hydrolase family 65 protein, which encodes MMDRDRFPVDPFALVETDFSLEDSGVTETLFAVGNGYLGLRGNHPEGRHAYEDGTFINGFHETFPIRHAEQAYGFAEVGQTIINAPDAKVMRVFVDDEPLSMDVADVREYRRELDMRAGVLRRHVLWQTPSGKLVSLDSERMVSFEEKHLAIMTMTVTVLNSDAPVTISSQIVNRQDGEDVYGGTPSAPRKAGFDPRRTDRLDERVLQPQEYWQDGMRTALSYRVTESGMTLAVAADHVIETENQYDPRTLIEPDIAKNVFRVQAKAGVPTKITKLVSYHTSRGVPARELVDRCRRTLDRARLEGVERQFERQRLWLDSFWERSDVRIAGHDDLQQAVRWCLFQLAQAAARADGQGVPAKGVTGSGYSGHYFWDTEIYVLPFLAYTTPLWARNALRMRYLMLPAARKRAHQLNEAGALFPWRTINGEEASAYYAAGTAQYHINADVSFALAKYVRATGDVEFLHRDGVDIAVETARLWTTLGFWRSGDGEIDGDGEQFHIHGVTGPDEYTTVVNDNLFTNVMARFNLRFAARTVREMELDDPEAYRVMVDRLGLDPSEPEIWDRAAEALSIPFSPALGIHPQDHVFLDKEVWDLEHTPPEQRPLLLHFHPLVIYRYQVLKQADVVLALFLQGNHFTDAEKLADFEYYDPLTTGDSTLSAVVQSILAAEVGYQDLARTYFEESLFVDLADLHNNASDGVHVASAGGVWTALVAGFGGMRDHFGDLSFDPRLPVDWPELSYVLHWHGTRLQVSLTKEALTLRAQGGDEPVNFTVRGTEHTISDGEELVVPLADQGPIIPGRPSLRQFAGVRREDGSFLTVSVPTVTTPNAVVGSEIDLEDAAEATILDA